GGCGCTCGTTCCTGGTCGGGCTGATCTACGACAACCCCAGCCCCAACTATGTCGTCAACATGCAGCAGGGCGTGCTGGACGCGCTGAAGGGGTCGGGCCTCGAACTGGTCGTGCATCCCTGCTCGCGCCAGTCCGACACTGTCGTCGCCGACATCCGGGCCTTCGTGGAGCGCCAGAAGCTGTTCGGCGTGATCCTGCCGCCGTCGGTGTCGGAGGACGAACGCGTCATCCAGACCCTGCGCGACCTGGACTGCCCCTATGTCCGCATCGCCTCGATCTCGCTCGACGCGCCCGGAGCGATGCTGGTCACGAACGACCATCTGGGCGCGGCCGAGGCCGGACGGCATCTGGCCGACCTGGGCCACACCCGCATCGGCTTCATCTCGGGACCGGCCTCCTTCCGCTCCAGCGCCGTTCGCGGCGGCGGCTTCCGGGAAGCCCTGGCCGAGAAGGGCGTGGCGCTCGACGATCGTTACGTCGCCGAGGGGGCCTATACTTTCGAATCGGGGGTCGAGGCCGCCATGGGCCTGCTGGCGCTGGATCCGCGTCCGACCGCCATCTTCACCGGCAACGACGAGATGGCGCTGGGCGTGTTCAAGGCCGCGCGCGACATGGGGCTGGCCATTCCGGACGACCTGTCCGTCGTCGGCTTCGACGACCTGCCCATGGCCTCGCGCGTCTGGCCGAACCTGACCTCCGTCCGCCTGCCGATCCGCGACATGGGCCGGATGGCCGCCGAGAAGCTGCTCGCCCCCATGCGCGGCATCGACCCGGCCCGTCTGGAACAGCCCGAGGTGCGACCGTCGCTGGTGGTGCGGGAGTCGGCCAGGCGGCTGGGAGCCTGAGCGCTCTCCAGCCGCCCGCAGCTATCAGGCGTTTTCGAGCGCCTTCGTGCCCACCAGGCCCTTGATGTAGTCGCGGATGCCCGCGTCGGTGGCGTTGGCGAAGAAGTATTCCTGGAACTTCTCACCGGCGATCGTGGCCTTGAGCAGGTCCTGATCGACGTTCTTCAACACCGTCAGCATGTCGTGGCAGGTGACGGCCTTCAGATCCTTCAGGATGCCGCGGTTCTTGCGCATGATCTCGGCCCGCTCCTTGGGATAGCCCAGACCGCGCTCGCCCTCGAACAGCTTGCGATAGACGTCCTGCAGGTTCAGCTCCGCCGCCCAGCCGAACCCCTTGGCGTAGGGCATGGCGATGGCGTTGCCGTCGTTGATCTGGCCGAACAGGAAGGCGTCAGTGGGGTCGATGATAAGGCCGCAGAACACGCCCGGCATCGCATTCGCGGCCAGCATCGAGCCCGTGCCCGTGCCGCAGCCGGTGACCACGAAATCGGCCGCGCCCGAGTTCAGCAGGATGCCGGTCAGAAGACCGTTCATGATGTACGTCAGCGAGGCCTTATCCTCGGGGGTGTACATGCCGTAGTGGAACACCTCGTGGCCCAGCGGCA
This DNA window, taken from Brevundimonas subvibrioides ATCC 15264, encodes the following:
- a CDS encoding RpiB/LacA/LacB family sugar-phosphate isomerase; its protein translation is MKIALIIENSQAAKSAIVHDALNAVAVPLGHEVFHYGMYTPEDKASLTYIMNGLLTGILLNSGAADFVVTGCGTGTGSMLAANAMPGVFCGLIIDPTDAFLFGQINDGNAIAMPYAKGFGWAAELNLQDVYRKLFEGERGLGYPKERAEIMRKNRGILKDLKAVTCHDMLTVLKNVDQDLLKATIAGEKFQEYFFANATDAGIRDYIKGLVGTKALENA
- a CDS encoding LacI family DNA-binding transcriptional regulator, giving the protein MADDDTAPAPSGLKPGKRPTINDVARIAGVSKKTVSRVINLSPFVREETRVKVTAVIDDLGFVPDLQARGLAFRRSFLVGLIYDNPSPNYVVNMQQGVLDALKGSGLELVVHPCSRQSDTVVADIRAFVERQKLFGVILPPSVSEDERVIQTLRDLDCPYVRIASISLDAPGAMLVTNDHLGAAEAGRHLADLGHTRIGFISGPASFRSSAVRGGGFREALAEKGVALDDRYVAEGAYTFESGVEAAMGLLALDPRPTAIFTGNDEMALGVFKAARDMGLAIPDDLSVVGFDDLPMASRVWPNLTSVRLPIRDMGRMAAEKLLAPMRGIDPARLEQPEVRPSLVVRESARRLGA